Proteins encoded in a region of the Gammaproteobacteria bacterium genome:
- a CDS encoding hydantoinase B/oxoprolinase family protein, with protein sequence MNPIELNLFHSRITAVCDEMGTVLRRTAFSPNIKDRLDFSCAVFDPAGSLCAQAAHIPVHLGSMAYAMRAIVNDLEWAPGDTLVLNDPFLGGTHLPDVTLVSPVFEQAGRALAGFVANRAHHADIGCDSPGSMPLSRSLHEEGRIIPPTFLFRQGELQSAALQLLSGRPVLDTDFAAQYSANSSGVQRLLDLVQRLGLPGYLAGLAELNDYADRLAGSALEQLRPGRYRFQDFMDDDGAGQRDIPIAVELTIERERATVDFSGTAAQVRGNLNCPESVAAAAAFYAFRCLMPDFTPACEGAFRRIKLRTEEGSLVNALRPAAVAAGNVETSTRLVDVIFGALAQALPDRIPAASQGSMNNVAMGHIDPHTGNRWDYYETLAGGTGAGPHQNGLDAAHSHMTNTLNTPVESVEMHYPLRIRRYALRHGSGGGGQRCGGEGLVREYEFLAEAQVSLLTERRYRPPWGLAGGEAGAAGKNLLNGRLLAPKVSFTARTGDRLVIATPGGGGHGADTDPPAV encoded by the coding sequence TCACAGCCGTATGTGATGAAATGGGCACGGTTCTGCGTCGCACCGCTTTCTCTCCCAATATTAAGGACAGGCTGGATTTTTCCTGTGCTGTATTCGACCCCGCGGGCAGTCTCTGCGCCCAGGCGGCTCACATTCCGGTTCATCTGGGGAGCATGGCCTATGCCATGCGCGCCATAGTTAACGACCTGGAGTGGGCGCCAGGTGACACGCTGGTTCTGAACGACCCGTTTCTGGGGGGCACACACCTGCCTGATGTGACTCTGGTTTCGCCAGTTTTCGAGCAGGCTGGCAGAGCCCTTGCCGGCTTTGTGGCCAATCGCGCCCATCATGCGGATATCGGTTGTGACTCTCCGGGCTCGATGCCGCTCTCTCGCAGTCTGCATGAGGAAGGGCGGATTATCCCACCGACATTTCTGTTCCGCCAGGGTGAACTGCAGTCGGCCGCCTTGCAGCTTCTAAGTGGCAGGCCGGTGCTGGATACCGATTTCGCGGCTCAGTACAGCGCCAACAGCAGCGGCGTTCAGCGCCTTCTGGATCTGGTGCAAAGGCTGGGGTTGCCCGGTTATCTGGCCGGGCTTGCTGAGCTCAACGACTATGCCGACCGCCTGGCGGGCTCGGCGCTTGAGCAGTTGAGGCCCGGCCGGTACCGATTTCAGGATTTCATGGATGACGACGGAGCGGGCCAGCGGGATATCCCCATCGCCGTCGAGCTGACTATCGAGCGGGAGCGCGCAACGGTGGATTTTTCAGGTACAGCCGCCCAGGTGCGGGGCAATCTGAACTGCCCTGAATCTGTCGCAGCGGCTGCGGCCTTCTATGCTTTTCGCTGCCTGATGCCCGACTTCACTCCGGCTTGTGAAGGAGCATTCAGGCGCATAAAGCTGCGGACTGAAGAAGGGTCTCTGGTAAACGCGTTGCGGCCGGCCGCTGTTGCGGCCGGTAACGTGGAGACCTCTACCCGACTTGTGGATGTCATTTTCGGGGCTCTCGCTCAGGCGCTGCCGGACCGAATACCCGCTGCCAGTCAGGGCAGCATGAATAATGTGGCCATGGGCCATATCGACCCTCACACCGGTAATCGGTGGGACTATTACGAAACCCTTGCAGGTGGCACTGGCGCGGGGCCCCATCAGAATGGACTGGATGCCGCTCACAGCCACATGACCAATACATTAAATACACCCGTGGAGAGTGTGGAAATGCATTATCCGCTGCGAATCAGACGCTATGCATTGCGCCATGGCAGCGGCGGAGGGGGGCAGCGCTGTGGCGGCGAGGGATTGGTTCGGGAATATGAGTTTCTGGCCGAGGCCCAGGTGAGCCTGCTTACCGAGCGACGCTACCGACCGCCCTGGGGGCTCGCTGGCGGTGAAGCTGGTGCTGCCGGCAAGAATCTGTTGAATGGTCGGCTACTGGCGCCTAAGGTCAGCTTCACTGCCCGAACTGGTGACCGCCTGGTAATCGCCACACCGGGGGGTGGCGGGCACGGAGCTGACACAGATCCGCCAGCTGTGTAG
- the grxD gene encoding Grx4 family monothiol glutaredoxin: MSVEETIKDQIKSHDILLYMKGSPEQPQCGFSAQVSQVLMACGKKFAYVDVLSNPDIRATLPQIANWPTFPQLWIDGELVGGCDIVVEMYEKGELKSLIDSAGSEKPASAES, translated from the coding sequence ATGAGTGTTGAAGAAACTATCAAAGACCAGATCAAGTCACACGATATCCTGCTGTACATGAAGGGCAGCCCTGAACAGCCCCAGTGCGGATTTTCGGCTCAGGTTTCACAAGTTCTCATGGCCTGTGGCAAGAAGTTTGCCTACGTAGATGTGCTGAGCAACCCGGACATCCGTGCGACCCTGCCTCAGATTGCCAACTGGCCTACTTTTCCTCAGCTATGGATTGATGGAGAACTGGTAGGGGGTTGCGACATCGTGGTTGAAATGTATGAGAAGGGCGAACTGAAATCCCTGATCGACAGTGCCGGGTCGGAAAAGCCCGCCAGCGCGGAGTCCTGA
- the rnt gene encoding ribonuclease T, protein MDGHVDADECNPLIVDRFRTYLPVVVDVETGGFNSSTDAILEIAAVIVAMNGHGRLEIDQTYFHRVKPFPGSNIEEAALKFTGIDPYHPLRVAREEKEVFRDLFQIIRSSMKTQHCKRAILVAHNAHFDHGFINAAAARHNLNRNPFHPFSSFDTATLSGLAFGQTVLSRACEAANIEFKNELAHSARYDAERTAELFCHIVNKWQDLGGWPL, encoded by the coding sequence ATGGATGGACATGTCGATGCAGATGAATGCAACCCTTTGATTGTCGATCGTTTCCGAACCTACCTGCCCGTAGTCGTGGATGTGGAAACCGGCGGTTTTAATTCCAGTACCGATGCCATTCTGGAAATCGCAGCTGTGATTGTGGCAATGAATGGCCACGGCAGACTCGAAATTGATCAGACCTATTTTCATCGTGTGAAACCGTTTCCCGGTTCCAACATCGAGGAGGCGGCGCTTAAATTCACCGGGATCGACCCCTATCATCCGCTGCGAGTCGCCCGTGAAGAAAAAGAAGTGTTTCGGGATCTGTTCCAGATTATCCGTAGCAGTATGAAAACGCAGCACTGCAAGCGAGCCATCCTTGTCGCTCACAATGCCCATTTTGACCACGGATTCATTAACGCGGCGGCAGCACGGCACAACCTGAACCGCAATCCGTTTCATCCCTTTTCAAGTTTTGACACAGCGACGCTGAGCGGTCTCGCCTTCGGGCAGACGGTTCTGTCCCGGGCCTGTGAGGCGGCAAATATTGAATTCAAGAATGAATTGGCTCACTCAGCTCGCTATGACGCGGAAAGGACCGCTGAATTATTCTGCCATATAGTCAACAAATGGCAGGATCTGGGTGGCTGGCCTCTTTAA
- the pyrC gene encoding dihydroorotase produces MTNNSITLTRPDDWHLHLRDDDALTHTVAHSARVFNRAIIMPNLVPPVTSLAAAAAYRQRIIQQVPSGNDFEPLMTLYLTDRLAAAEIRKAAESGLVFAVKYYPAGATTNSENGVTRIENVYPALEALTELGMPLLFHGEVTDHDVDIFDRESVFIDTVLSPLLQRYPTLRVVLEHITTREAVQFVLAQKTNVAATVTAHHLLYNRNHMLAGGIRPHYYCLPVLKRDTHQQALIDAATSGDRRFFLGTDSAPHPVGSKETACGCAGIFSAHAALELYTEVFDRANALDRLESFAAFNGPDFYGLPRNEGKITLSRDEWQVPRSYQLGDSSVVPLRAGEKIGWRVSEYS; encoded by the coding sequence ATGACCAACAACAGCATTACCCTCACGCGTCCTGACGACTGGCATCTCCACCTCCGGGATGACGACGCGCTCACCCATACAGTGGCGCACAGCGCCAGGGTATTCAACCGCGCAATCATCATGCCCAATCTTGTACCGCCCGTTACCAGTCTGGCAGCGGCCGCTGCCTACCGGCAACGGATCATTCAGCAGGTGCCTTCTGGCAATGATTTTGAGCCGCTAATGACGCTTTACCTGACCGACCGCCTGGCAGCCGCTGAGATCCGAAAGGCGGCAGAAAGCGGCCTGGTTTTCGCGGTCAAGTATTATCCTGCAGGGGCCACGACTAATTCTGAAAACGGGGTGACGCGCATTGAGAATGTCTACCCGGCTCTGGAAGCCCTGACCGAACTGGGAATGCCCCTGTTATTCCACGGCGAAGTGACAGATCACGATGTCGACATCTTCGATCGGGAAAGTGTCTTTATTGATACCGTTCTGTCTCCGCTGCTGCAACGCTACCCGACGCTCAGAGTGGTACTTGAGCACATCACAACACGCGAGGCCGTGCAGTTTGTTCTCGCGCAGAAAACGAATGTAGCCGCGACCGTGACTGCGCATCACCTGCTTTACAACCGCAACCATATGCTGGCAGGAGGGATCAGGCCGCACTATTACTGTCTGCCGGTTCTTAAACGCGACACCCATCAGCAGGCGTTGATTGATGCCGCCACCAGCGGCGACAGACGTTTCTTTCTCGGTACCGATTCTGCGCCGCATCCCGTGGGCAGCAAAGAAACCGCCTGTGGGTGTGCGGGTATCTTCAGTGCTCACGCCGCACTGGAACTTTATACCGAAGTCTTCGATCGCGCCAACGCCCTCGACCGGCTGGAAAGTTTTGCGGCGTTTAATGGCCCGGATTTTTACGGCCTGCCACGTAACGAAGGAAAAATTACCCTGTCCCGAGACGAGTGGCAGGTGCCGCGCAGCTATCAGCTGGGTGATTCATCGGTAGTGCCTTTGCGCGCCGGCGAAAAAATAGGCTGGCGTGTCTCGGAGTATTCCTGA
- a CDS encoding argininosuccinate synthase → MSEIKKVVLAYSGGLDTSVIAKWLQETYDCEVVTFTADLGQGGEVEPARAKAEALGIKEIFIEDLREEFVRDFVFPMFRANALYEGEYLLGTSIARPLIAKRLVEIAEETGADAISHGATGKGNDQVRFELGAYALSPGIQVIAPWREWDLTSRDTLLAYCEQHGISVEKKRGTKSPYSMDANLLHISYEGDILEDPGAEPEESMWLWTVAPESAPDQPTYIELEYKQGDIVAIDGEQLSPAAVLEKLNQVAGANGIGRADIVENRYVGMKSRGCYETPGGTVMLKAHRAIESLTLDRELAHLKDELMPRYAELVYNGYWWSPEREALQALIDYSQQYVNGKVRLKLYKGNTVVVGRESSDSLFDEAVATFEDDAGAYDQKDAEGFIKLNSLRLRIAAKKGR, encoded by the coding sequence ATGTCGGAAATTAAGAAAGTCGTGCTGGCGTATTCCGGCGGTCTGGATACTTCAGTCATAGCCAAGTGGTTGCAGGAGACATACGATTGTGAGGTCGTCACGTTTACTGCAGACCTGGGGCAGGGCGGTGAAGTGGAACCAGCCCGGGCCAAGGCTGAGGCATTAGGTATCAAAGAGATTTTTATCGAAGATCTGCGAGAGGAGTTCGTCCGCGATTTCGTGTTCCCGATGTTCCGTGCCAATGCGCTGTATGAGGGTGAGTACCTGCTGGGCACTTCCATCGCCAGACCCTTGATAGCGAAGCGCCTGGTGGAGATTGCCGAGGAAACCGGTGCGGACGCCATCTCCCACGGTGCCACTGGAAAGGGCAATGACCAGGTACGTTTTGAGTTGGGAGCCTATGCGCTGAGCCCGGGAATCCAGGTAATCGCTCCGTGGCGAGAGTGGGATCTTACCTCCCGGGATACGCTGCTGGCTTATTGTGAACAGCACGGAATCAGCGTGGAAAAGAAACGTGGCACCAAGTCTCCTTACTCCATGGATGCCAATCTGCTGCACATTTCCTATGAAGGCGACATTCTCGAAGACCCGGGCGCAGAACCGGAAGAGTCCATGTGGTTGTGGACCGTTGCGCCGGAGTCGGCGCCGGATCAGCCGACCTATATCGAGCTCGAGTACAAGCAAGGCGACATCGTTGCCATCGATGGCGAACAGTTGAGCCCCGCCGCCGTACTGGAAAAGCTGAATCAGGTCGCTGGTGCCAACGGTATTGGGCGGGCGGACATCGTTGAAAACCGTTACGTCGGGATGAAGTCCCGGGGCTGTTACGAAACGCCGGGTGGTACCGTGATGCTGAAGGCCCACCGGGCTATCGAGTCCCTGACTCTGGATCGCGAGCTGGCACACTTGAAAGACGAACTGATGCCCCGTTACGCCGAGCTGGTCTACAACGGATACTGGTGGTCGCCTGAGCGGGAAGCGCTGCAGGCGCTGATCGATTATTCACAGCAGTATGTAAATGGCAAAGTCAGGTTGAAATTGTACAAGGGCAATACCGTCGTTGTGGGACGGGAGTCCTCTGACTCGTTATTTGACGAGGCGGTCGCCACCTTTGAGGACGACGCCGGGGCTTACGACCAGAAGGACGCCGAAGGATTCATCAAGCTGAATTCTTTGCGACTGAGGATTGCCGCCAAAAAAGGGCGGTAA